The following coding sequences are from one Arachis hypogaea cultivar Tifrunner chromosome 7, arahy.Tifrunner.gnm2.J5K5, whole genome shotgun sequence window:
- the LOC112703431 gene encoding glutathione S-transferase U19, with the protein MEEVVLLGFWTSPYVMRVKIALLEKGIEFQYREERDVFEDKNKSELLLESNPIYKKVPVLIHNGKPICESLIILEYIDEVWKQEQQLFSADPYYRAKARFWIDFFDKKTTTCGKKLWANKGEDQDAAKREFVECLKLLENELGEKPYFGGDHFALLDIALIPITCRFYTYEKLCKFSVEEECPKFMEWVRRCNMRESVSKTLPDPFKVFDFVLEVKKRFQIQ; encoded by the exons atggaAGAGGTAGTTCTTTTGGGATTCTGGACCAGCCCCTATGTTATGAGGGTGAAGATTGCCTTGTTAGAGAAAGGAATTGAATTCCAATACAGGGAAGAGAGAGATGTATTTGAAGATAAAAACAAGAGTGAATTACTCCTCGAGTCAAATCCAATTTACAAGAAAGTTCCAGTGCTCATACACAATGGCAAGCCCATTTGTGAGTCCCTCATCATTCTTGAATACATTGATGAGGTTTGGAAGCAAGAACAGCAGTTGTTCTCTGCTGATCCTTATTACAGAGCCAAAGCCAGGTTTTGGATTGATTTCTTTGACAAAAAG ACAACTACCTGTGGCAAGAAGTTGTGGGCTAACAAGGGAGAAGACCAAGATGCTGCAAAGAGAGAGTTTGTGGAGTGCTTGAAACTGCTGGAAAATGAACTTGGAGAAAAGCCTTATTTTGGAGGTGACCATTTTGCCCTTTTGGATATTGCATTGATACCAATCACATGCAGGTTTTACACTTATGAGAAGTTATGCAAATTTAGTGTGGAGGAAGAATGTCCCAAGTTCATGGAATGGGTCAGAAGATGCAACATGAGGGAGAGTGTTTCGAAGACTCTTCCTGATCCATTCAAGGTCTTTGACTTTGTGTTGGAGGTTAAGAAAAGGTTTCAAATTCAGTGA